In the Macrobrachium rosenbergii isolate ZJJX-2024 chromosome 23, ASM4041242v1, whole genome shotgun sequence genome, one interval contains:
- the LOC136851054 gene encoding uncharacterized protein, with product MGNGRDGKPQGKGPKGKGRNGGNDKKGTPKSQKPEGKGPKEEKVKDNKKKKGNADGPIRKKPLAKSGTKPPGHKSSDKRKPKKKCKPNKKCTKYKGKCRKDKWIAKASNKKKCQNILLKGCKTKGKNPACTCCLKNKCQKSFRNKKCKKYGGKSTKKKDCKGIKKKSWSAGSKCICCLSCLNKPSCSALGGTCKKKCKNGVFADGECKGKKKCQCCKPGKGNFVLMLMLVWELFLLVRFFFLHALSPFLKFFVGFLFLPTTTTVLPGNPVTMQTPAPTGPGGSTVTPAPTGPGGSPVTPAPTGPGGSPVTPAPTGPGGSPVTPAPTGPGGSPVTPAPTGPGGSPVTPAPTGPGGVPVTPAPTGPGGVPVTPAPTGPGGVPVTPAPTGPGSASNTSTNWSRRIASNTSTNRTRRCASNTSTNRTRRCASNTSTNRTRRSASNTSTNWSWRIASNTSTNWSWRIASNTSTNRTRRCASNTSTNRTRRCASNTSTNRTRRIASNTSTNWTWRFTSDTSTNRTRRSASNTSTNRTRRISCNTSANRTRRIANNPSTNWSRRITSNTGANWTRRITSNTSTNWTRRITSNTSTNWTWRISCNTSTNYTWRISVNVSTNWTWWVSGTTDINCTRSNDNSRSDNASRSDNNSWSNDNNSRSDNNSRSDNNSWSNDNNNSWSDDNSWSDDNNNSWSYNNSWSDDNNNSRSNNDDNSCSNNNNNSCPNNNNNSCSNNINNSSFYHYQVAIPDCKR from the exons ATGGGCAACGGGAGGGACGGCAAGCCACAGGGGAAAGGAccaaagggaaagggaaggaacGGAGGAAATGACAAAAAGGGCACGCCCAAGAGCCAGAAACCGGAAGGAAAGGGCCCAAAGGAGGAGAAGGTAAAggataacaagaagaaaaagggtAATGCTGATGGTCCAATCAGGAAGAAGCCGCTGGCGAAGAGTGGGACTAAACCACCAG GCCACAAAAGTAGCGACAAGAGGAAGCCGAAGAAGAAATGCAAGCCGAACAAGAAGTGCACCAAGTACAAGGGAAAGTGCCGCAAGGACAAGTGGATCGCCAAGGCGAGCAACAAGAAGAAGTGTCAGAACATCCTCCTGAAAGGTTGCAAGACCAAGGGGAAGAATCCCGCCTGCACCTGCTGCTTGAAGAACA AATGCCAGAAAAGTTTCAGAAACAAGAAATGCAAAAAGTACGGAGGGAAATCAACCAAAAA GAAGGACTGCAAAGGGATCAAGAAGAAGTCTTGGTCGGCTGGATCGAAGTGTATCTGCTGTCTCTCATGCCTCAACAAGCCGTCGTGTTCAGCTCTTGGGGGCACCTGCAAGAAGAAGTGCAAGAATGGAGTGTTTGCCGACGGCGAgtgcaaagggaagaagaagtgCCAGTGCTGCAAACCTGGCAAAGGTAATTTCGTCTTGATGCTGATGCTAGTATGGGAATTATTTCTTCTggtccgatttttttttttacacgcacTGTCTCCATTCCTGAAGTTTTTCGTAGGGTTTCTTTTCC TCCCGACTACCACCACTGTTCTTC CTGGGAACCCTG TTACAATGCAAACACCAGCACCAACAGGACCAGGAGGATCGACAGTAACACCAGCACCAACAGGACCAGGAGGATCGCCAGTAACACCAGCACCAACTGGTCCCGGAGGATCGCCAGTAACACCAGCACCGACAGGACCAGGAGGATCGCCAGTAACACCAGCACCGACAGGACCAGGAGGATCGCCAGTAACACCAGCACCAACTGGTCCCGGAGGATCGCCAGTAACACCAGCaccaacaggaccaggaggtGTGCCAGTAACACCAGCaccaacaggaccaggaggtGTGCCAGTAACACCAGCACCAACAGGACCGGGAGGTGTGCCAGTAACACCAGCACCAACAGGACCGGGGAGTGCCAGTAACACCAGCACCAACTGGTCCCGGAGGATCGCCAGTAACACCAGCaccaacaggaccaggaggtGTGCCAGTAACACCAGCaccaacaggaccaggaggtGTGCCAGTAACACCAGCACCAACAGGACCAGGAGGAGTGCCAGTAACACCAGCACCAACTGGTCCTGGAGGATCGCCAGTAACACCAGCACCAACTGGTCCTGGAGGATCGCCAGTAACACCAGCACCAACAGGACCAGGCGGTGTGCCAGTAACACCAGCaccaacaggaccaggaggtGTGCCAGTAACACCAGCACCAACAGGACCAGGAGGATCGCCAGTAACACCAGCACCAACTGGACCTGGAGGTTCACCAGTGACACCAGCACCAACAGGACCAGGAGGAGTGCCAGTAACACCAGCACCAACAGGACCAGGAGGATCTCCTGTAACACCAGCGCCAACAGGACCAGGAGGATCGCCAATAACCCCAGCACCAACTGGTCCCGGAGGATCACCAGTAACACCGGCGCCAACTGGACCCGGAGGATCACCAGTAACACCAGCACCAACTGGACCCGGAGGATCACCAGTAACACCAGCACCAACTGGACCTGGAGGATCTCCTGTAACACCAGCACCAACTACACCTGGAGGATCTCCGTTAACGTCAGCACCAACTGGACCTGGTGGGTCTCCGGTACCACCGACATCAACTGTACCAG GTCCAACGACAACAGCAGGTCCGACAACGCCAGCAGGTCCGACAACAACAGCTGGTCCAACGACAACAACAGCAGGTCCGACAACAACAGCAGGTCCGACAACAACAGCTGGtccaacgacaacaacaacagctggtCCGACGACAACAGCTGGTccgacgacaacaacaacagctggtCCTACAACAACAGCTGGTccgacgacaacaacaacagccgGTCCAACAACGACGACAACAGCtgctccaacaacaacaacaacagctgccccaacaacaacaacaacagctgctccaacaacatcaacaacagcagCTTCTACCACTACCAGGTCGCTATCCCAGACTGCAAAAGATGA
- the LOC136850944 gene encoding serine-rich adhesin for platelets-like: protein MHSLPSSAGSESTIISFLSTIKAGSSISSPGETDSSLSSLSGGGNGTVSTSRISSSLSTPAVSSSTTVGGSSESGSTSKITTTSGSSGPTTTGGFTTVGSGSSGSVSTGGFSTVSGSSESSTKGGSSISSSSSESTTVGGSSGSTATGESSTISGSSGSTSGTRSSTSVGGSTSVSGTSASAGGLTSVSGSTSASGTSASAGGLTSASGTPATSSGSTIAGGSSPTTAESSSSTVGSTSTGGSGTSSSGSTLASGSSPTTGGSTSTGGSSTGSSGSLTSTGGSSTSSSGSLTSTGGLTSASGTSASSSGSTSAIGSSSSSGEATTTSGSSAGSPSTLAGTSSSVASPTAGRSSITSESLKPTADTGSSNTAHSSSTSPNESDNFTSGPMSSSGTSTNALQSTSAMESKQSVTNALYSSVSGSSFLTDKPSSTTFDSELSSITGVSPKFSAGLPASGSDTSIISEISLATTKSSSAANRLSSTTSELFSLTNRESSITTALSPLTGSEAASETGGLSPTTIGSSPLITGLPSALDESSSLTSRQPSITGDSNSVTHNIPTIFTGSSSLVNGVPTISSGSPLLREISTTSGGSSSLINRSTPEANGSPPPENLLASSSAETPTRPFPLTSGITHTSGAPSLTSVVSPAASGSSFAASGSSPASIGSAFSTSGITATSGGSSLTSLAPQSTIGSSSVASGLSLTPSGSTFLTSGISTTPGGLSLTSLATHTSRLSLTPSASTSSTNGISTTSGGSSLTSLATQSTSGSSSAASGLSHTKSGSTSLTSGILTTSGGSSLTSLETQSTSRLSLTPDGATSLTSGISAISGGSSLTSLAPQSTIGSSSASGLPFTPSGATSLTSGISATPGESSLTSLSTQSTSGLSLTPGGASSLTSGISATSGGSSLTSLAPQSTIGSSSASGLSFTSSGSTSSTSGISTTSGGSSLTSLATQSTRGSSSAASGLSLTTSGSTSLTSGISAASGGSSLTSLETQSIIGSSSASGLPLTSSGAASLTSGISTTSAGSSSTSLATQSTSGLSLTPSGATSLTSGISAASGGSSLTSLETQSTNGSSSASGLPFTPSGSTSLTSGISTTSVGSSSISLATQSTSGLSLTPSGATSLTSGISATSGGSSLTSLAPQSTVGSSSASGLPFTPSGATSLTSGISTTPGGSSLISLSTQSTSGLSLTPSRSTSLTSGITTTSGGSSLTSLATQSTSESSSTASGLSLATSGSTSLTSGISAASGGSSLTSLETQSTFGSSSASGLPLTPSGSTSLTSGISTTSVVSSLTSLATQSTSGSSAASGLSLSPSGSTSLTSGISTTSGGSSLTSLATQVQWMSAAECLSFPKVEPPP, encoded by the exons ATGCA TTCACTGCCAAGTAGCGCTGGCAGTGAATCcaccattatttcatttttatcaacaaTTAAAGCTGGATCATCCATAAGTTCGCCTGGAGAGACAGATAGTTCACTCTCTTCTCTTTCAGGAGGAGGAAATGGTACAGTGAGCACTTCAAGAATCTCATCTAGTTTAAGTACACCAGCAGTGAGTTCATCCACAACTGTTGGTGGATCATCTGAATCTGGCAGTACTAGTAAGATCACTACAACCAGTGGATCATCTGGACCTACTACTACTGGTGGATTTACTACGGTAGGTAGTGGATCTTCTGGATCTGTCAGTACTGGTGGATTTTCTACTGTTAGTGGATCATCTGAATCTTCCACTAAAGGAGGATCTTCTATATCTTCTAGCTCTAGTGAATCTACCACAGTTGGTGGATCATCCGGATCTACTGCTACTGGGGAATCTTCCACTATTAGTGGGTCATCTGGATCTACATCTGGTACTAGATCATCAACTAGTGTTGGTGGATCAACCAGTGTTAGTGGGACATCAGCTAGTGCAGGTGGATTAACCAGTGTTAGTGGATCAACCAGTGCTAGTGGGACATCAGCTAGTGCAGGTGGATTAACCAGTGCGAGTGGAACACCAGCTACTTCAAGTGGTTCAACAATAGCTGGTGGCTCTTCACCTACTACTGCTGAATCATCTTCAAGTACTGTTGGATCAACAAGCACTGGTGGATCAGGAACAAGTTCTAGTGGATCAACATTAGCCAGTGGATCTTCACCTACTACTGGTGGATCAACCAGCACTGGTGGATCATCAACAGGTTCAAGTGGATCATTAACTAGTACTGGTGGATCATCAACAAGTTCTAGCGGATCATTAACTAGTACTGGTGGACTAACCAGTGCAAGTGGCACATCAGCTAGCTCTAGTGGATCCACATCAGCCATTGGATCATCATCTAGTTCTGGTGAAGCAACCACTACTAGTGGCTCATCTGCTGGCTCACCATCTACCCTAGCTGGAACATCGAGTTCAGTTGCCTCACCTACTGCAGGTAGAAGTTCCATTACCTCTGAAAGTTTGAAACCTACTGCTGATACAGGATCTAGCAATACAGCACATAGCTCATCTACATCTCCAAATGAATCTGATAATTTTACAAGTGGACCAATGAGCAGTTCAGGTACATCAACAAATGCTCTTCAGTCTACCAGTGCCATGGAAAGCAAACAATCTGTTACAAATGCATTATATTCTAGTGTTAGTGGATCTTCCTTTTTAACAGATAAACCATCTTCTACCACATTTGACAGTGAGTTATCATCAATAACTGGTGTTTCACCTAAATTTTCAGCTGGGCTTCCTGCATCTGGAAGTGACACATCtataataagtgagatatctttaGCAACAACTAAGTCATCTTCAGCTGCAAATAGGTTATCATCTACTACAAGCGAATTATTCTCCTTAACAAATAGAGAGTCCTCTATTACAACTGCATTATCCCCTTTGACTGGTAGTGAAGCAGCCTCTGAAACCGGTGGACTGTCTCCTACCACAATTGGATCATCTCCATTAATAACTGGATTGCCTTCAGCATTAGATGAATCATCTTCATTGACAAGTAGGCAGCCCTCTATCACTGGTGACTCAAATTCTGTAACACACAATATACCAACTATTTTTACTGGATCTTCTTCCTTAGTGAATGGGGTACCAACTATATCAAGTGGTTCACCTTTACTGCGTGAAATATCTACTACATCTGGTGGATCATCTTCCTTGATAAACAGGTCAACTCCTGAAGCAAATGGATCACCTCCTCCAGAGAATTTATTGGCTTCCTCCTCAGCAGAAACTCCAACCAGACCATTCCCCTTAACAAGTGGAATAACACATACCTCAGGAGCACCATCATTAACAAGTGTAGTATCCCCTGCTGCAAGTGGATCATCGTTTGCAGCAAGTGGATCATCGCCAGCTTCAATTGGATCAGCCTTCTCAACCAGTGGGATAACAGCTACATCAGGAGGTTCATCTTTAACAAGCTTAGCACCTCAAAGTACAATTGGATCATCTTCTGTTGCCAGTGGGTTATCACTTACCCCAAGTGGATCCACCTTCTTAACCAGTGGGATATCTACTACACCGGGAGGATTATCTTTAACAAGCTTGGCAACTCATACAAGTAGGTTATCACTTACCCCAAGTGCATCCACCTCCTCAACCAATGGGATATCAACTACATCAGGAGGATCTTCTTTAACAAGCTTGGCAACTCAAAGTACAAGTGGATCATCTTCTGCTGCCAGTGGGTTATCACACACCAAAAGTGGATCCACCTCCTTAACCAGTGGGATATTAACTACATCAGGAGGATCATCGTTAACAAGCTTGGAAACTCAAAGTACAAGTAGGTTGTCACTTACCCCAGATGGAGCTACCTCCTTAACCAGTGGGATATCAGCTATATCAGGGGGTTCATCTTTAACAAGCTTGGCACCTCAAAGTACAATTGGATCATCTTCTGCTAGTGGATTACCATTTACCCCAAGTGGAGCAACCTCCTTAACCAGTGGGATATCAGCTACACCAGGAGAATCTTCTTTAACAAGTTTGTCAACTCAAAGTACAAGTGGGTTATCACTTACCCCAGGTGGAGCCTCCTCCTTAACCAGTGGGATATCAGCTACATCAGGAGGATCATCTTTAACAAGCTTGGCACCTCAAAGTACAATTGGATCATCTTCTGCTAGTGGGTTATCATTTACCTCAAGTGGATCCACCTCCTCAACCAGTGGGATATCAACTACATCAGGAGGATCTTCTTTAACAAGCTTGGCAACTCAAAGTACAAGGGGATCATCTTCAGCTGCTAGTGGGTTATCACTTACCACAAGTGGCTCCACCTCCTTAACCAGTGGGATATCAGCTGCATCAGGAGGATCATCTTTAACAAGCTTGGAAACTCAAAGTATAATTGGATCATCTTCTGCTAGTGGATTACCACTTACCTCAAGTGGAGCCGCCTCCTTAACCAGTGGGATATCAACTACATCAGCAGGGTCATCTTCAACAAGCTTGGCAACTCAAAGTACAAGTGGGTTATCACTTACCCCAAGTGGAGCCACCTCCTTAACCAGTGGGATATCAGCTGCATCAGGAGGATCATCTTTAACAAGCTTGGAAACTCAAAGTACAAATGGATCATCTTCTGCTAGTGGATTACCATTTACCCCAAGTGGATCCACCTCCTTAACCAGTGGGATATCAACTACATCAGTAGGGTCATCTTCAATAAGCTTGGCAACTCAAAGTACAAGTGGGTTATCACTTACCCCAAGTGGAGCCACCTCCTTAACCAGTGGGATATCAGCTACATCAGGAGGATCATCTTTAACAAGCTTGGCACCTCAAAGTACAGTTGGATCATCTTCTGCTAGTGGATTACCATTTACCCCAAGTGGAGCCACCTCCTTAACCAGTGGAATATCAACTACACCAGGAGGATCATCTTTAATAAGTTTGTCAACTCAAAGTACAAGTGGGTTATCACTTACCCCAAGTAGATCCACCTCCTTAACCAGTGGGATAACAACTACATCAGGAGGATCTTCTTTAACAAGCTTAGCAACTCAGAGTACAAGTGAATCATCTTCAACTGCAAGTGGGTTATCACTTGCCACAAGTGGCTCCACCTCCTTAACCAGTGGGATATCAGCTGCATCAGGAGGATCATCTTTAACAAGCTTGGAAACTCAAAGTACGTTTGGATCGTCTTCTGCTAGTGGATTACCACTTACCCCGAGTGGATCCACCTCCTTAACCAGTGGGATATCAACTACATCAGTAGTGTCATCTTTAACAAGCTTGGCAACTCAAAGCACAAGTGGATCATCTGCTGCTAGTGGGTTATCACTTTCCCCAAGTGGATCCACCTCCTTAACCAGTGGGATATCAACTACATCAGGAGGATCATCTTTAACAAGCTTGGCAACTCAGGTACAGTGGATGTCTGCTGCTGAGTGTTTATCCTTTCCCAAAGTGGAGCCACCTCCTTAA